The Coleofasciculus sp. FACHB-T130 nucleotide sequence ATCTTTACTGAGTTTGTCAAGTTCTTTTTCGGCAACATGACCAAAAGGCGGGTGCCCCAGATCGTGTGCTAGCGCGGCAGATTCGACCACGTCAGGGTCTAAGCCACCACACTGATCTATTAAGCCTGGATTTGAATTAGATGTATCTTTAATCAGTTTTTCAGCAAGTCGTCTCGCAATTTGTGCAGCTTTCAGTGAATGGGTTAGACGATTATGGAAAATACTTCCTTCGCTAGCGCTGGCAACTTGAGTAACTTGCGATAGCCTACGGAAATAAGTGGAGTAAAGCAGACGATCTCGATCTATTTGAAATGGTGTTCTTTGATCGTCTGCTTTACTTCCGGCGTGCTGACGAGAATTTCTGGAAGAAGCCTGCATATTTCTTTTTAAAACTAACTAACTAGCTTCAATTGACCAATCGTTAGTAAAGCGAGCTTTACCTTCTTCAACCATCTTCCAGATTGCTTCCTTAGCAATTCGTTTTGGATCAGGAATTTCGTTCGACTGCAACAAGTCAATTACATCATACAAGCTCATGGAACACTCGTCAGATTGAAGCTTTTTAAGCAGAATAGCTTCAGCTTTCTTTAAATCGGAATCTATTGCTAACATACGCACTTTGACTGAGTATTATAAATCACGGTTGACATCTCTTTACGGATTGATTTGTATTGTAAGTGAATTCACTCAGTATTCCGCTTGTATATTAGAAAACGTAAATTCTTTAAGAAAGTTCATACAGATAACCGAACTAAAAATAGACAGTTGTGCTGTGCTCGATAGACCGACTTCTTCGGTGCAACGCTCATCGCTCTTCTACCGCGAAAATTTCGCCCTTACAAATTCGCCCCCCTCACCGACTGTTTCGA carries:
- a CDS encoding HD domain-containing protein, whose amino-acid sequence is MQASSRNSRQHAGSKADDQRTPFQIDRDRLLYSTYFRRLSQVTQVASASEGSIFHNRLTHSLKAAQIARRLAEKLIKDTSNSNPGLIDQCGGLDPDVVESAALAHDLGHPPFGHVAEKELDKLSKD